The Silene latifolia isolate original U9 population unplaced genomic scaffold, ASM4854445v1 chrun_scaffold_16, whole genome shotgun sequence genome includes a region encoding these proteins:
- the LOC141637326 gene encoding uncharacterized protein LOC141637326, whose product MEPNLQKRFIAHGANKIFTTLNKEFSKAPRIVTYENTTRFFDARLQKGQPVSPHILSMIENVEKLETLDCKISENIVIDRMLHSLHDGFALFRANYFMNDLKKSPHELHSLLVQTEKDMKFSGSMKQDVLVVSNKGKGKGKAKADLAVGKAKFKKSGSGKSGPGESSNSSGATKSKDGNMECHHCHKTRHWRRTCPVYHEDIKAGRVKPVGAPKHRTPRKG is encoded by the exons atggaacccaatttgcagaaacgcttcatagcccatggtgcaaacaagattttcaccacgctcaataaggaattctcgaaagcaccgagaatcgtgacctatgagaataccactcgcttctttgatgcgagactccagaagggccaaccagttagcccacacattctcagcatgattgagaatgtcgagaagctggagacgcttgattgtaaaatcagcgagaacattgtgattgaccgcatgcttcattcactccacgatggttttgcgctctttagagcgaattactttatgaatgatttgaagaaaagtccccatgaactgcactcccttctcgtacagaccgagaaggacatgaagttcagtgggagcatgaaacaggatgttctcgttgtgtcaaacaagggcaagggtaagggcaaagctaaggcagacctagcagtaggtaaggcgaagtttaagaagtcgggttcaggtaagagtgggcctggtgagtcgagcaactcatcaggcgcgacaaagagcaaggatggtaacatggagtgtcaccattgccacaagactcggcattggaggcgtacatgtcccgtataccatgaggacataaaggcaggtcgcgttaaacctgttg gggctccgaaacatcgaacccctcgtaaagggtga